Sequence from the Papilio machaon chromosome 26, ilPapMach1.1, whole genome shotgun sequence genome:
tttaataaatatctataaacATAGTATATCTCATGCAACTTTCTTATCGCACAAATCTATATCCAGCAACTCCTTTAACATCCAAGTTCTACGCCGCACACGATCAGATAGGCGAAGTGTCACAGGAGCTGGCTGAGAAGGAGAACAATTACTGCATCAACGTGGGCAAGTACAGGGCTAAAGGACCGCGCAGTAACTACCCTTCCCCAGTTACTGACAATCAAACGTAAatgcttttttgttttttagttaGAACCAGTGGAAATATTCCTTAATTGACAGATTAATTAGCAGAGGATGAttaacgagcaagcggccacctgattTCGCTAatatagcgaagtgaccgttgCCCAAAGACATCTACATCAAGTTAAAAGGTTGCAAATTGTTCCAACCTTTGATAGACAGAGAAGAATATACAGATAAAGGATGTTTCCTTTTCCTATATATCCCCTTCTCCGCCAattcctcttcccatcctttgtTAAAAAAGGTTCGAGAACGCAGAGTATTAGTATTTGGTGTCCTTCATCACACTAaccaaacaaataattatcagGTACGGATGGTTCAGCGAACCTCTTCTAAAGATAGATCGCAATGATCGTCGCCTTTATTTCCCACTCAGAGAGAGTTTCCACACCAAGACTGAAATACAGATACAGATGGCAAATCCTAGGAAACAGATAAAATGATCAAGCACTTTGTATCAAGTATCGAGCGCTTTAGTTGTTCACGACGTGAACTCAAGCGCTGCTGGATAAACAGAtattagtttttgaaaatgtccgttgattttattaattgcatatattttttgaactgtttattttatagttttatattatacattttttgataactattactttattaaaagacatattacatatgttgttttttaataatttttaattaattaaagatgaTCATGTCTACCAATATtctgaatttataattttaacacagtgtttttttaatctatatttgcTTTATCCTTGGCTGCGTATTGGTTCCAAGAGCGGgagaatttgtttttataatcatcTTTCTCCAAAGGGCGTAAATGTGCAGCTGCAACTCGATCActgaaacaatatttaacatcaaATCGAGACCAAAcgatcattttttaataagttttaactgAACTTGGAATTTGAAAACAAACATCTCTACCCCTTTTCAAATAACTCTGACCGCGAGACTGCGAATACTGTGACAAGCTTATCGGAAAAACGGTAATTGAATACTTCAAGCGTTGGAATATTTTAGTTGGTGGCgcagaattaaattaattagaccTGAATTAGACCTGCATTTTGGAGTCAACTTGGTTGAATAAGGCCAAGTCCCCCCTAAAATAGAGTAACCATAGAGTTCCTTGGCGGGTTCGTGTATAAACAAGCGACTTAACGTAACTTACGCAAATTCTTCATATGTTTTAGCTGTGTGTATAGCGTCACATTTGACGTTGTTAACACGGGTGTACCTTCTGTCCTCCTCCAAACATTCTCTCAGCTGCCCTTCCATAGCAGTAAAATCATCTGCACTTAGTGGGGTTACcattgttttgaaaataacttagAAAACTTGATTAACCACTATTTTAATAGACCTTTgcgtaaaataaacttactacAACGTAGAATGcggtttaataatttatcaatactTGAAAATGTCACTATCAATGTAACAGTAGCGTTACCATGGTAACACTAtgttaaaacgttttttttttctggtaGTTACTTCAAAATGCAAATGTGGCATACGCGTCCATTACTCAAATAGGTAGACATGGGTTATGTTTTAACCATTAACCGCGATCTAAGTCTAAGAAATTTACTATTagaaaagatatttaatattcaaatatgttaAAGACACTGGTTGAAGATTTTTAACTACATcatagagtttttatttactagatATGTCATATgtcactatattttattagttatgtCAAGTGTCATTGTTTTTctaacttttcttataatattaattttgattaaaataaatccttaAATACGGACTTTAATATGGTAGCAGAGCGTTAGCGTTACCatgaacaaatttgaaattaatattggaAAGTTGGAATGTGCTGCAAACTGGCCAACCTGGAAACATAAGGTAACTCTACTGCTTCGAGGTTCGGCAAATGATTTGGAACGAGCAATAAATGGTACCTTAAAGAAGCCAGTGCTATCTGACAATGATGTTGCGTCAGAGGAAGCAAGGGCTGCTTATGAAAAAGCTCTTAAGAAGTATCATGAAATTGACTGCGCAGCACAGCTGGTACTCACAGCAAATATGTCTGATGAAAATGTACAGAAAATTATGAGATTTCGT
This genomic interval carries:
- the LOC106718760 gene encoding protein FAM183A-like — encoded protein: MDPGRCTFGIRMPINIDMLNQIIYREIKHFRNYKIYRPNFKATPLTSKFYAAHDQIGEVSQELAEKENNYCINVGKYRAKGPRSNYPSPVTDNQTYGWFSEPLLKIDRNDRRLYFPLRESFHTKTEIQIQMANPRKQIK